tgtgtagagagagtgtgtgtgtgtgtgtgtagagagagtgtatgtgtgtagagagactgtgtgtgtgtagagagagtgtatgtgtgtgtagagagagagtgtatgtgtgtagagagaatgtgtgtgtgtgtgtgtagagagagtgtatgtgtgtagagagactgtgtgtgtagagagagagtgtatgtgtgtagagagagtgtgtgtgtgtagagagagtgtgtgtgtgtagagagagagaggtgtgtgtagagagagagaggtgtgtgtgtagagagactgtgtgtgtgtagagagagagtgtttgtgtgtagagagagtgtgtgtgtgtgtagagagagagaggtgtgtgtgtagagagaggtgTGTTCAGCTTCTCTActgcagcagtagagccagtaaactctgtggtgagagagagacacatgcagTTAACAACATGACTCCACACACCAGGTGACCACAACCCCCTGATCCTGACCCTCCTCTACTTCAGGACTACAACATCTCCCTAAAGAACTACAATCCCCACAGAGAGTATCACAGAGAAGGTGACCACAACACCCTGATCCTAACGCTCCTCTACTTCAGGACTACAACATCTCCCTAAAGAACTACAACCCCCACAGAGAGTATCACAGAGAAGGTGACCACAACCCCCTGATCCTAACCCTCCTCTGCTTCAGGACTACAACATCTCCCTAAAGAACTACAATCCCCACAGAGAGTATCACAGAGAAGGTGACCACAACCCCCTGATCCTAACCCTCCTCTGCTTCAGGACTACAACATCTCCCTAAAGAACTACAATCCCCACAGAGAGTATCACAGAGAAGGTGACCACAACCCCCTGatcctaaccctcctctacttCAGGACTACAACATCTCCCTAAAGAACTTACAACCCCCACAGATAGTATCACAGAGAAGGTGACCACAACCCCCTGATCCTAACGCTCCTCTGCTTCAGGACTACAACATCTCCCTAAAGAACTACAATCCCCACAGAGAGTATCACAGAGAAGGTGACCACAACCCCCTGatcctaaccctcctctacttCAGGACTACAACGTCTCCCTAAAGAACTACAACCCCCTGAGCTCCACAGGACTACAACTTAACATCTCCCTAAAGAACTACAACCCCCACAGAGAGTATGACAGAGAAAGTGACCACAACCCCCTGATCCTAACCCTCCTCTGCTTCAGGACTACAACATCTCCCTAAAGAACTACAACCCCCTGAGCTCCACAGGACTACAACGTCTCCCTAAAGAACTACAACCCCCACAGAGAGTATCACAGAGGTGACCACCATCACTATGGGCGTCACAACCCCCTgatctcaaccctcctccacttCAGGACTACAACGTCTCCCTAAAGAACTACAACCCCCAGGGTTCCGAGCGGAGCAGCCATGAGCGAGGAGACCCAGGTGAAGTGTGTGCTGGTGGGGGACAGTGCTGTCGGGAAGACGGCCCTCCTGGTTCGCTTCACCTCAGAAACCTTCCCTGAGTGCTACAAACCAACTGTGTACGAGAACACTGGAGTGGAGGTCTTCATGGACGGGACTCCGGTAGGAATAATACattaactactacaataataccctttacatcattaactactacaataataccctttacatcattaacctactacaataataccctttacatcattaacctactacaataataccctttacatcattaactactacaataataccCTTTACATCATTAACCTACTACAATAATACCCTTTACATCATTAACTACAATAATACACATCATTAACCTACCCCCTTTACATCATTAACCTACTACAATAATACCCTTTACAtcattaactactacaataataccctttacatcattaactactacaataataccctttacatcattaactactacaataataccctttacatcattaactactacaataataccctttacatcattaacctactacaataataccctttacatcattaactactacaataataccctttacatcattaactactacaataataccctttacatcattaactactacaataataccctttacatcattaactactacaataataccaataataccctttacatcattaactactacaataataccctttacatcattaactactacaataaACCTACCCTTTACATCATTAACTACTACTAATACCCTTTACATCATTAATACCCCCTTTACATCATTAACCTACTACAATAATACCTTTACATCATTAACATCAATAATAACAtcattaactactacaataataccCTTTAACTTACAtcattaactactacaataataccctttacatcattaactactacaataataccctttacatcattaactactacaataataccCTTTAATCATTAACCTACTACAATAATACCTTTACATCATTAACCTACAATACAATAAACTACCCTTTACATCATTAACCTACTACAATAATACCCTTTACAtcattaactactacaataataccctttacatcattaactactacaataataccctttacatcattaactactacaataataccctttacatcattaacctactacaataataccctttacatcattaacctactacaataataccctttacatcattaactactacaataataccCTTTACATCATTAACTACTACTACAATAAACTACTACAATAATACCCTTTACAtcattaactactacaataataccctttacatcattaacctactacaataataccctttacatcattaactactacaataatacctactacaataataccctttatcattaactactacaataaTCATTAACTACTATAATTTACATCATTAACCTACTACTACCCTTTACAtcattaactactacaataataccctttacatcattaactactacaataataccctttacatcattaactactacaataataccctttacatcattaactactacaataataccctttacatcattaactactacaataatacccctttacatcattaacctactacaataataccctttacatcattaactactacaataatacccttttacatcattaactactacaataataccctttacatcattaacctactacaataataccctttacatcattaactactacaataataccctttacatcattaactactacaataataccctttaatcattaactactacaataataccctttacatcattaactactacaataataccctttacatcattaactactacaataataccctttacatcattaactactacaataataccctttacatcattaactactacaataatacccatttacatcattaactactacaataatacacttacatcattaactactacaataataccctttacatcattaactactacaataataccctttacatcattaactactacaataataccctttacatcattaacctactacaataataccctttacatcattaactactacaataataccATTAACTTTACAtcattaactactacaataataccctttacatcattaactactacaataataccctttacatcattaacctactacaataataccctttacatcattaactactacaataataccctttacatcattaacctactacaataataccctttacatcattaactactacaataataccctttacatcattaactactacaataataccctttacatcattaacctactacaataataccctttacatcattaactactacaataataccctttacatcattaactactacaataataccctttacatcattaactactacaataataccCTTTACATCATTAACTACTAATACAATAATACCCTACAATCATTAACATTAACTTTACTACAATAATACCCTTTACATCATTAACTACCCTTTACAATTAATACACAATACAACtcattaactactacaataataccctttacatcattaactactacaataataccctttacatcattaactactacaataataccctttacatcattaacctactacaataataccctttacatcattaactactacaataataccatcatttacatcattaactactacaataatacccatttacatcattaactactacaataataccCAACTTTACATCAGGGCTGTTCAACTGGCGGCCCGCGGACCAGATCCGGCCCGTTTATTCATTTAGACTGGTCTTTTATGAGCGTTAATGATCTGCCAGAAAATCCCCCGTTCAGCGCCAAACATTATGGTGATTGTCGTTTCTAGAGCTTTTCGGTTAATCAGCGGTTTTATCTATTTTCTAGATCTTATTTCGTAGTTAATTATCTATTTTCTAGAGCTTATTTCGTAGTTAATTATCTATTTTCTAGATCTTATTTCGTAGTTGATTATCTGTTTTCTTCATATGAATTTGGTTTCCAgagttttgttttttaaaatataaaacatgggACTCGTTAGAGACAGGGACAAAACGACCTCATGGCGGAGGGAAAGGAATTCAAAGGATTTAtttctatttattttttgttttatatatatatatatataatttgtatttattgtaaataagaatttaattattatttaagaattggttcttaaatatatatatatatattttaaccttttttatttaactaggcaagtcatttaaggaacaaattcttaattacaatgacggcctaccgaggAACAGTAGGGTTCAGgaggcagaacgacatattttttttaccttgtcagcttggggtttCGACACAGCAACATAATGGGTTACTGGCCCAGCgatctaaccactcggctaccctgtcgctaggctaccctgtcgctaGCCTACCCTGTTGCTAGGCTACTTGCTTCAGACTGGAATTTGCCACGACCTGATTTGACATATCTTTACACATTACATCATTGAACTATCACCATACATTAACACGGCTACCCTGTtgctaggctaccctgtcgctaGGCTATACCCTGTTGCTAGGCTACACATGACATCATTGAACTATCACCATGCATTAACACGGTAGTGTCaacagcacaacacacactggacaggtcGGATGGTCACCTGATCAGGAAATGACCCCTGACACGTCCTTCACGACCTTTAACCCCCCCTGATGGTAAATGAGGCTGTTTATccctgtggtgtgtttgtgttgtctttTTAATGCTTTATTTAAAGAGCATCTCCCACGTCACAAAGaattaaacattttaaaacattacaaataTGATTTCAAAGAAGACAGaacaaaaagaaaaaaaaaattataattaaatttttattttattttttaaagtccCATTTATAACGTATTTTGTTTTACTCTCCAGATCAACCTGGGTTTGTGGGACACGGCAGGAAATGACACGTTTAGACAGATCCGTCCGATGTCCTATCAGCAGGCGGATGTGGTCCTGATCTGCTACTCCGTGGCCAACGCCGCCTCCCTCGCCAGCGTCAAGCACAAGTGGCTGGTAGAGGTACGGGAACGACCTTTTCCTACTCTCTGAGTAGATCCTTCTGgaagtgttctgtgtgtgtgtttttattggatagagagagaggtgaaaggtcggagagagagagcggtgggaCGGATTCCAACCCGACGCTACGTAGAACACGCTCTCCACAGGCAGCAGCTCAGATCGCTCGACCAAACAACCTTTTTATATTCTTACAGACACGTCTGAAataatcatttgagtcaattcaggaagtagacACTAGTACAGTAGTTGGATGTTTCGGTAAACTAAAGATCTGATtccattttttctctctctctctctctctctctctctctctctctctctctctctgtctctctctctctctctctgtctctctctctctgtctcgctctctctgtctctctctgtctctctctctgtctctctctctctctctctctctctctctctctctctctctctctctgtctctctctcctccctttctctctctctctctctctctctctctgtctctctctcctccctttctctctctctctctctctctctctctctctcattgagaAGCATTGAGAAGGAATTGGAACTAGGATTTCAGTTCACTTCCTgagttgaaatggaattgagcccaactcTGGCTTCATATATCCTGTATCAGAACACACGTTTAAAACTATTTGACTATAACAAAATGGttgttttaaaaacattttaatgCCATTGTAGGTGCGTGACAACCTTCCCCGTGTCCCGGTGCTGGTGGTGGCCACCCAGACGGACCAGCGTGACTCCGGGCCTCACAGCGCCTCCTGCTCCTCCGCCGCCGAGGGCAAACGCCTCGCTCAGGACATACGGGCCAAGGGATACCTGGAGTGCTCGTCGCTAAGCAACCGCGGCGTGCAGCAAGTGTTCGAGTGTGCGGTGAGGACGGCGGTGAACCAGGCCAGGAAACGGACGCGCCCGCGGATGTTTGATATCAACAGCTGCGTGGTGTTTTGACCTCTGAACCTCTGAACCTTTTGGGGGGGGCCTAGGTTGGGGTGGTGCTGGGAGGATACTGAAGCCTCTAACTACTGCTCTGGGATCAGGTCTCGGGGCCAGTGGCGACTCGGACTCGGACTCATCACCAGGGACTTGAGACTGGCGGGTTAGTGACTCGACTACATCACTgtgtctgacttcaactgttcgAGGTCCTGTCTGACCCCATGACCTGTGGTTTTGGGGGAACTGAGGTCCTGTCTGACCCCAGGACCTGTGGTTTTGGGGGAACTGAGGTCCTGTCTGACCCCAGGACCTGTGGTTTTGGGGGAACTGAGGTCCTGTCTGACCCCAGGATCTGTGGTTTTGGGGGAACTGAGGTCCTGTCTGACCCCAGGACCTGTGGTTTTGGGGGAACTGAGGTCCTGTCTGACCCCAGGACCTGTGGTTTTGGGGGAActgaggtctggtctgaccccaGGAACTGTGGTTTTGGGGGAACTGAGGTCCTGTCTGACCCCAGGACCTGTGGTTTTGGGGGAATTGAGGTCCTGTCTGACCCCAGGAACTGTGGTTTTGGGGGAACTGAGGTCCTGTCTGATCCCAGGACCTGTGGTTTTGGGGGAACTGAGGTCCTGTCTGACCCCAGGACCTGTGGTTTTGGGGGAACTCTTGTTtaactgttgttgttttttgttgttgtgaaaaCTGAAACTATGTAAAACTACaaaagaacaaacaaaacaggatcatacctggaggagcagagagagagagacaagagtgaTTAGTGAAGCAGTTTAAATACCCTGAGCCCAGGTGGCTCCAATCACTAACGACCCTCCTCCGCCTGCAGGAGGAACCGCCCCTCCTGCAGGGGTCGTGACATTATCCCTGacaagttatttttttgttttttaattctTATTTCAGTTCACAATAGAAGAAAAACAATACAAGTCGATAACAAGTATTTCCGTTCTCCGTCTATAGATGTTAAAAGTGATCTTTTTGTAAAGGTATTCTAGCTCAGGTTTGTCTGTTTCCTTTGTTAAATAAATGTTGCCCAACCACTTACAGTGTGCCTGAACATAattcataaataaataaaggttgcCCAACAGTGTGCCTGAACATAattcataaataaataaaggttgcCCAACAGTGTGCCTGAACATAattcataaataaataaaggttgcCCAACAGTGTGCCTGAACATAattcataaataaataaaggttgcCCAACAGTGTGCCTGAACATAattcataaataaataaaggttgcCCAACAGTGTGCCTGAACATAattcataaataaataaaggttgcCCAACAGTGTGCCTGAACATAattcataaataaataaaggttgcCCAACAGTGTGCCTGAACATAattcataaataaataaaggttgcCCAACAGTGTGCCTGAACATAattcataaataaataaaggttgcCCAACAGTGTGCCTGAACATAattcataaataaataaaggttgcCCAACAGTGTGCCTGAACATAattcataaataaataaaggttgcCCAACAGTGTGCCTGAACATAattcataaataaataaaggttgcCCAACAGTGTGCCTGAACATAattcataaataaataaaggttgcCCAACAGTGTGCCTGAACATAattcataaataaataaaggttgcCCAACAGTGTGCCTGAACATAattcataaataaataaaggttgcCCAACAGTGTGCCTGAACATAATTCATGAATAAATAAATGATCTTCCACCTATCAATTCTACTTAGAAATCAGCATATTTAAAGAGATCTTGGAGTAGGAAAaccaatgtgtttttttttttttttacaaagtacTGGTTAGCCATGTACTGTCACATGAAtatctcacacacagacaggatgaggcaggatgacagtgttgtgttgtggtgaagGTTGagatcagagatggtgttgtggtGAAGGTTGAGATCAGAGATGATGACCGCAGCAGCTGTAGTTGACAgccagtaacagtctggagctcattaaccctgacagtaacagtctggagctcattaaccctgacagtaacagtctggagctcattaaccctgacagtaacagtctggagctcattaaccctgacagtaacagtctctggtacattaaccctgacagtaacagtctggagctcattaaccctgacagtaacagtctggagctcattaaccctgacagtaacagtctggagctcattaaccctgacagtaacagtctggagctcattaaccctgacagtaacagtctggagctcattaaccctgacagtaacagtctctggTACATTaacctgacagtaacagtctggagctcattaaccctgacagtaacagtctggagctcattaaccctgacagtaacagtctggagctcattaaccctgacagtaacagtctggagctcattaaccctgacagtaacagtctctggtacattaaccctgacagtaacagtctggagctcattaaccctgacagtaacagtctggagctcattaaccctgacagtaacagtctggagctcattaaccctgacagtaacagtctggagctcattaaccctgacagtaacagtctctgttacattaaccctgacagtaacagtctggagctcattaaccctgacagtaacagtctggagctcattaaccctgacagtaacagtctggagctcattaaccctgacagtaacagtctctggtacattaaccctgacagta
The genomic region above belongs to Oncorhynchus nerka isolate Pitt River linkage group LG18, Oner_Uvic_2.0, whole genome shotgun sequence and contains:
- the rhoh gene encoding rho-related GTP-binding protein RhoH — translated: MSEETQVKCVLVGDSAVGKTALLVRFTSETFPECYKPTVYENTGVEVFMDGTPINLGLWDTAGNDTFRQIRPMSYQQADVVLICYSVANAASLASVKHKWLVEVRDNLPRVPVLVVATQTDQRDSGPHSASCSSAAEGKRLAQDIRAKGYLECSSLSNRGVQQVFECAVRTAVNQARKRTRPRMFDINSCVVF